The Juglans regia cultivar Chandler chromosome 2, Walnut 2.0, whole genome shotgun sequence genome includes a window with the following:
- the LOC109001059 gene encoding meiotic recombination protein SPO11-2: MGDLRKSSMRFFSDQNLCYADILPPSEIRARIEVAVLNFLRILASPTPAISDLPLINRRSSNSRASKGLLTQVSCVFLSHSFCTRSLMRANTAKAFIRVWKVMEMCFGVLVQEKRVTQRELFYKLLCDSPDYFTSQLQVNRTIQDVVALLQCSRYSLGIMASSRGLVAGRLLLQEPNQEVVDCSECGLSGHAISGDLNRLETLILNTDARYIIVVEKHAIFQRLAEDRVFNQIPSILITAKGYPDIATRFLLHRLARAFPDLPILALVDWNPAGLAILCTFKFGSIGMGLEAYRYACNVKWLGLRGDDLEMIPEQSLVPLKPRDLQIAKSLLSSEVLQENYRRELEIMVQHGHRVEIEALYFHGYDYLGKYIAKKIVQANYI, from the exons ATGGGAGATCTACGTAAATCCTCAATGAGGTTCTTCTCTGACCAAAATCTTTGCTATGCCGATATCCTCCCTCCTTCCGAG atTCGAGCTAGAATCGAAGTGGCGGTGCTCAATTTCCTCAGGATTTTGGCCTCTCCTACTCCTGCGATTTCCGATCTCCCTCTG aTCAATAGAAGGTCGAGCAATAGTCGAGCGAGCAAAGGACTGTTGACTCAAGTGTCAtgtgtttttctctctcactcctTCTGCACGAGGTCTTTAATGAGAGCTAATACCGCTAAAGCCTTTATTCGTG TGTGGAAGGTGATGGAGATGTGCTTTGGGGTTCTGGTACAAGAAAAACGCGTCACGCAGAGGGAGCTCTTCTACAAGTTGCTTTGTGATTCTCCGGATTACTTTACTTCTCAATTGCAGGTTAACAGGACGATCCAAG ATGTTGTAGCATTGCTTCAGTGTAGTCGATACAGTCTTGGAATCATGGCATCTAGTCGAGGACTTGTTGCTGGGCGCCTGTTGCTGCAG GAGCCAAACCAAGAGGTTGTGGATTGTTCCGAGTGTGGATTGTCTGGGCATGCTATATCTGGTGACCTGAATAGGTTAGAGACTTTGATTTTGAATACGGATGCACGGTACATCATTGTAGTGGAAAAG CATGCAATATTCCAACGGCTGGCCGAGGACCGTGTGTTCAATCAAATTCCAAGCATTCTTATCACAGCCAAAGGGTATCCCGATATTGCCACAAG GTTTCTTCTTCACCGACTGGCCCGTGCTTTTCCGGACTTGCCGATTTTAGCTTTGGTTGACTG GAATCCAGCCGGATTAGCTATTCTCTGCACCTTCAAGTTCGGGAGTATAGGAATGGGCCTGGAGGCATATAGATATG CTTGCAACGTGAAATGGTTGGGACTTCGAGGAGATGATCTGGAGATGATACCTGAACAATCCCTGGTTCCATTGAAGCCAAGGGACCTGCAAATTGCTAAAAGTTTGTTGTCCTCGGAAGTCTTGCAG GAGAACTATAGACGAGAGCTGGAAATAATGGTTCAGCATGGTCACAGAGTAGAAATCGAAGCTCTGTACTTCCATGGATATGATTATTTAGGGAAATACATAGCAAAGAAAATCGTACAAGCCAATTACATCTAA
- the LOC109001090 gene encoding F-box/kelch-repeat protein SKIP25-like, which produces MANSITSSPTATTTPTDHASPFPTTKLPKLSSLHHLDQPLLPGLPDHIAQLCLSLVHPSSLYSVCRSWRRLIYSPSFPPYLSLYALLSSSSSSSQSAQSQSDAVDFFTFDPISSSWHLLPPPPPDPPLRVLLHHPSFISRNLPIQSVSVSGNLILLAATTHNFLPALSHPLIFSPLSTAWALGPPLATPRRWCAAGAVQGVVYVASGMGSHFFTDTARSVEKWDLHLQDKNDGKPRNFGWMWERKSGLKDGRFSREAIDAIGWRGKLCMVNVRGDAAKEGAVYDVEKDAWEEMPEGMLAGWRGPVAAMDEEVMYALDEAKGALRKYVPERDAWDNILESERLRGAQQMAAGAGRVCVVCRGGARIVVVDVVASLRRSWVVDVPAGLEAVAVHILPRMNRLGFGFPMLEDSTSSE; this is translated from the coding sequence ATGGCCAACTCCATAACCAGCAGTCCAACCGCTACTACCACTCCCACCGATCACGCCTCCCCATTCCCGACCACCAAACTCCCGAAACTGTCCAGTCTCCATCACCTTGATCAGCCTCTTTTACCGGGACTTCCCGACCATATTGCCCAGCTCTGCCTCTCCCTCGTCCACCCTTCCTCTCTCTACTCTGTCTGCCGTTCATGGCGTCGCCTTATCTATTCACCTTCCTTCCCTCCTTACCTCTCTTTGTACGCGCTTTTATCGTCGTCTTCCTCTTCCTCGCAATCTGCTCAAAGTCAATCGGATGCCGTCGACTTCTTCACCTTCGATCCGATTTCATCGAGTTGGCATCTCCTTCCACCGCCACCACCTGACCCACCGCTCCGCGTTCTCCTTCACCACCCATCTTTCATATCCCGCAACCTTCCTATTCAGTCAGTCTCCGTCTCTGGCAACCTTATCCTTCTCGCTGCCACAACGCATAATTTTTTACCGGCCCTCTCTCACCCTCTCATCTTCAGCCCACTCTCCACAGCATGGGCGCTTGGCCCACCACTCGCCACACCACGCCGCTGGTGCGCAGCAGGCGCAGTGCAGGGTGTGGTTTATGTGGCCAGCGGGATGGGATCCCACTTCTTTACCGATACAGCTCGGTCGGTGGAGAAGTGGGACCTGCACTTACAAGATAAAAACGACGGGAAACCCCGCAATTTCGGGTGGATGTGGGAAAGAAAGAGCGGGCTTAAAGATGGGAGATTCAGCAGAGAAGCAATAGATGCGATAGGGTGGAGAGGAAAGCTTTGTATGGTGAACGTGAGAGGCGATGCTGCAAAAGAAGGGGCAGTTTACGATGTGGAAAAGGACGCTTGGGAGGAGATGCCAGAAGGCATGCTAGCCGGATGGAGAGGACCAGTGGCAGCCATGGATGAGGAGGTGATGTACGCTTTGGATGAGGCCAAAGGTGCTCTAAGAAAGTACGTCCCAGAGAGGGATGCGTGGGACAACATATTGGAGTCCGAGAGGCTGAGAGGTGCGCAGCAGATGGCCGCTGGAGCTGGGCGAGTGTGCGTCGTTTGCCGTGGTGGTGCTAGGATTGTGGTAGTGGATGTTGTGGCATCGCTTCGAAGATCTTGGGTGGTGGATGTGCCGGCGGGACTCGAAGCGGTGGCGGTTCATATCTTGCCGAGGATGAACCGGCTCGGCTTTGGTTTTCCAATGCTAGAAGATTCTACGTCCTcggaatga